A segment of the Lycium ferocissimum isolate CSIRO_LF1 chromosome 5, AGI_CSIRO_Lferr_CH_V1, whole genome shotgun sequence genome:
GGAGCCTCTGCAAGGGCATGACAGAAGAATAACAGAGGATAACAATCAGCTCCGATCCATATAAGAGAAGATAAAACATTTACATAAATGAACGGAACACAAACCCGCAATGATATGCTGTCCATGACTCCTGCTTGACAAAATGGAACAAAGGCTAAATAAGCAAAAAGAAGTCCAGCTTCATATCTgcaaataacaaaagaaatgaTATGAGCAACCTAAATTTTTATCCAACAAAAACTATTGTACTCATGGAACGTACATGTCATCTGCTATTCCAAAAGCTCTTTTCTCCAAAGGACCAGATGCTCCAGCAACAGATGCCCGTCTCCAAAGTCCTTCTGACAAGATATTTGGACGATCTTCAAGTTGAGAATACCTGTAAAGAAAAATGGTTATAAAATGTCAATCTTGATGGTCATACAGCTATCATTTTTTCCCCTCTCAATGCCTTCACCTCTCAATTATCTTAGAAGATGTCACGATATGGTGGCCATAAGGGAAACAAGTAATAAATCAATTAAACTATAGTTGGTTTTATGTGAATTGCTTATCTCTGGTGACCTTGGAAAATACTCCTTAAGGAAGTAGCCAGAAACACCTCAAAATGTACGAATAACAGAACATAAAACAGAAAACAGAAGAGAAGTAGCTACCAACTACTTTGCATATACTTCACATATCAACCAATCAATGACAAGCTAATAgcattaagagcccgtttggattggcttataagttgcttataagctgttttcagcttttttgagtgtttggctggccagcttaaagtcattttgtgcttaaaataagctcaaaaaaataattgggcccatttgacttagcttatctaaagcagcttataagtgaaaatagcttataagccaaaaaaataaattagactaccccaacttattttttttagcttataagctgcaaatagcttataggcataagcccatccaaacaggctctaagtcaacaaaaaagaaacaaaatgaaTATTCAACTTTTCCAGCATTTAAAAAGTAATCTGCAGTATCAAATAGTATATTCTTCATAGATAGTCAATCACAAGAATAGTTAGGTCATCCAAAATCAACAAAGAGGAAAGAGGGATCACATGCAGCTTTCAAGATATATGTTGATTGTTGCCTCATGATATTACTATTGTAGTGAGCGAGCTATGCAACGGGGATACCTTATATCAACAGAGAAGGCGAGATCCCGGAGTTGAGGAACTAGATATGGAGCATCTTTCTCAACGACTGTACTGGTATTTTGCAATAAAATCACAATTCAGATAGAGGTATTAATGGCTTAAGTAACAACCCTCCACCGTAGCCCCAAAAAACAGAAGaaccaaatgaaagaaaaaaaatggaagtgGCGTAGAAAACCTACTTTAGGACAACAGAAGCAGGACCAAGACTTTGGTGTAATCTGTCGTTGTCATGCATATAGGACAGACCCCTCATAACCCCATGAAGTAGCCTGATAACGAAATACCTTCTGCGTTTTATGGTCTGATCCAACTCAAACGGGTTCCACAATCTTTCTTCTCCACCAATCAGTTTTGCCATTTTTTCACTAGTAATTTTAGCATAATCTGCAGCACTATATTTTCCATTATCCCTGAAAGCAAGCCACTGAGAAAGCCCAAAAGATACCGGGATGTCATCAGAACATACGCCAAAAGCAAAGAATTCACATCTCATCTGTCTGCAACTGACAAAAAACAGAAACATACCTGCTCCCCAGTTTTTGTCTCAAATCCTCCTAGAAGTGCTTGAATATGTGGGCAGACATCTTTGGGGCTGCTCtgtgaaatatttaaaaagaaaagattctTATTTGACGTATTCAACCGTGAATGATCCAACAAAGATAACCCCATAAATGCTAGAGATGCAACCGAAGAATTATTATATTACTTGAAGGGAAGCATGAGCATTCAACTCATTCGCAGCCATCATGTCAGCCTCAGCTCCACCAACTTGTTGTCCAGGATATACCTGCATCATATAACACTTTTGATCATATGAAAGTTATATGGGAGGAAGCGAAAGGAAGACTTACAATAAAGAGGCTGCTGGAGAAGCTTAGAGAGGAAGCTAACATCAAAGATATAGGCTTTGAATTAAAGTCTTTTGTCTATCTGTATAATATATTTGCCTCAATATCCTACATGATAAATTCTTTGACACCAAAAGCATTGAAATGACTAATGAGCAATGAGcatactttaaaaattaaaagcaagaACTTAGATTCCCATTCTTTTCTTTGGGAAAAGACAGTAAGGAGTAAGATATGTAGAAGAGTATAACCGTGGGAGAAAATGAATCTCACCAGTAAAGAAGTAAAACAAGGTTAAGCAAAGAACAAGATTTTCGATAAACATTCGACAGTGGGAAAGATTCCCAAGTTTGTTATATCCACTTGTATAAATCCGTTATCCTAAGCAGAGATAGAGCATGAGTTCTATTACAGGAATTAGAAGCAACGTAGTAATGACAAAATAACCTGAACATTCATGTCACTGATACATCACCTGGAAGCAAGTAAAATCTCAGCTAAGCAATGGGTCATTATTAAGCTCAAGAAAGAGTTCCAATTTGTGAACAAGTCAGACGATCAAAGTAACATGGAAAAGAATGGCAAAGACAATCACCTTAAAAATAACCCGAGTTCCTCTAAGTGGACCTTGGGCTACTCTTCCTTCATAAAGTCTGCAAAATAACTGCGGATGATAGTATCAGCAGCAAGAATAATGGTAACAACAAACCACTATTAACTACTCTATCCAAATTCAACAATTTAGGAAATATATCATCCCAAAAAGGAATTTGCACCTGATTGTGACATTTCCTTCTCCAATATCTTGTACTTTAAAGCTCCCTATATCTTCTGATACCGCATAATCCATCCCCATTCCTGATTGAAGCCCCGAGTAgctaattggaagaaggaaaaaaaaaaaaaaccttaacaCCAAACTGAGAAATTTAACAGCTTCTTTGGATGGTTGTCAAATATcatttcataatgtatcatattacattgtattgttttgatgaataaTAGATTGTATCGTTTCTCATCTTTTCATTATGCCACACACCAACAATATGAAGAATAAGCTGACaacattgtcaaaaaaaaattaggaatgGGTAGAgttattatttataaaaaataggGTAAAGGGTAAAACAtgattattaaataataagtCGGGCaagatgagaaaaaaataaagtaacaaaCCAAATCAGCACTTACATAAAATGACAATTTTCCTCATTACACATAGCAACGGATTTGACAATATgatacaaaaaaatttaaaa
Coding sequences within it:
- the LOC132056262 gene encoding uncharacterized protein LOC132056262 — protein: MLVGGAVADCLSKCGTSFVTRSSFSSSFCGIGLRLNLNSNLPRTLRPRRVVRLCVATLISNSDSFEVGRLIGSYGFMNVTSYSGLQSGMGMDYAVSEDIGSFKVQDIGEGNVTIRLYEGRVAQGPLRGTRVIFKVYPGQQVGGAEADMMAANELNAHASLQSSPKDVCPHIQALLGGFETKTGEQWLAFRDNGKYSAADYAKITSEKMAKLIGGEERLWNPFELDQTIKRRRYFVIRLLHGVMRGLSYMHDNDRLHQSLGPASVVLNTVVEKDAPYLVPQLRDLAFSVDIRYSQLEDRPNILSEGLWRRASVAGASGPLEKRAFGIADDIYEAGLLFAYLAFVPFCQAGVMDSISLRRLLENTFQLDLQAAREYCSADDRLLEAVKFLDLGDGAGWELLQAMLNRDYRGRPIAEAVVNHRFLSGTFL